A genomic stretch from Mya arenaria isolate MELC-2E11 chromosome 10, ASM2691426v1 includes:
- the LOC128207008 gene encoding uncharacterized protein LOC128207008 isoform X3 — MEGRKRQFFYLLLGASGIMLILTSHLIGRERRQDILLVAANFHNGSLAYLTALNVNVSFLRSGDLTLRKRLIHQKQAGFSVKDDLLGNSEHSSNFKGDLNHLVNKNTLRQRISLKNWSIETGHYNSGYEKIHMENSVTHLFNKSTNLKKKINELSSGMAVRKSDVSNKNISKIIDSKVTRNDVNKSSLRSENSQQHGLNIQNSVYKNDIYELAYNKQTPSNILSNVSKDVNKFTNLNTKAHAIKNRIEVNTNSVSDEIQTKMDSVYPVRSEQKQVDVLKIVTNNDQHPSKARVHNDASAEMHYKKESAIPVFTSINEPPTGSLFLTPQITLVSGESSTKEKEPSDRQQASNEGFVLNAGCSSKNTGVEDLLCMSRPNFLPNFRNPCWYQAGKLKCLPYFYIMGVCKTGTSDLFTRMSHHPQIVTNRGIFGKETWYWSWRRYGQISFWKKAVPKMTLDEFSGMFDSQTLDRVSRRLENGTQYHHLVTGHGDPMDFWDQTAWRLIPQNDPRADMPEVTTPMLVRHVNPEVKLILLLRDPVERLFSLYLHGRYGTNAREFHADVMTSLTMLNNCTRNRELKACLYDKEMLVSLPTPISSSFYSVHLKEWLKAFPRKQMFITRTEDFSSDIAGTLLQIFRFLRLDPMPTNDLYRISNMPHFYVSKAKQTSGDVYPETRAALEKVFRPYNTELAAILGDPKFDFNHRDV; from the exons ATGGAAGGACGTAAACGGCAATTTTTCTACCTGTTGCTAGGTGCGAGCGGGATAATGCTGATTTTAACGTCGCATCTGATTGGTCGAGAGCGCAGACAGGATATCCTCCTAGTAGCTGCTAACTTCCATAACGGCTCACTTGCCTACCTCACGGCTTTGAACGTTAACGTCAGTTTTCTACGTAGTGGAGATTTGACGTTACGCAAACGTTTGATACATCAAAAACAGGCGGGCTTTTCAGTAAAGGATGACCTTTTGGGAAATAGTGAACATAGTTCAAATTTTAAAGGAGATCTCAATCATTTGGTTAATAAAAACACGTTGAGACAACGaatatctttgaaaaattgGTCAATAGAGACTGGCCATTATAATTCGGGTTATGAGAAAATACACATGGAAAATAGTGttactcatttatttaataaatctacgaatcttaaaaagaaaataaatgaattatcaaGTGGTATGGCAGTTAGAAAAAGTGACGTGtcgaataaaaatatttctaaaattattgattCCAAAGTGACACGGAATGATGTCAATAAATCCTCACTTCGAAGTGAAAACAGCCAACAACATGGTCTTAATATACAAAATTCAGTTTACAAAAACGATATTTACGAACTTGCTTATAACAAACAGACTCCaagtaatattttatcaaatgtttccAAAGAtgttaataaatttacaaatttaaatacaaaagcTCATGCAATTAAAAACAGAATTGAAGTGAATACAAACTCAGTATCTGATGAAATCCAGACAAAAATGGATAGTGTATATCCAGTGAGAAGCGAACAGAAGCAAGTAGATGTGCTAAAAATAGTAACTAACAATGACCAACATCCGAGTAAAGCCAGAGTACACAATGATGCTTCCGCCGAGATGCATTACAAAAAAGAGTCCGCTATTCCTGTTTTCACAAGTATTAATGAGCCCCCGACTGGCTCACTGTTTCTAACTCCTCAAATAACTCTTGTTAGTGGCGAGTCTAGTACAAAAGAAAAGGAACCCTCAGACCGTCAACAGGCTAGCAACGAAGGATTTGTGCTGAATGCTGGATGCTCATCGAAAAATACAGGTGTCGAAGACCTATTATGCATG TCTCGACCTAATTTTCTGCCAAACTTCCGGAATCCATGCTGGTACCAGGCCGGGAAACTAAAATGTTTGCCATACTTCTACATCATGGGCGTGTGCAAAACGGGAACCAGCGACCTATTTACCAGGATGTCCCATCATCCCCAGATTGTGACAAACCGCGGGATTTTCGGGAAGGAGACGTGGTATTGGTCCTGGAGACGATATGGGCAAA TATCTTTCTGGAAGAAGGCGGTGCCGAAGATGACTCTGGACGAGTTTAGCGGCATGTTTGACAGTCAGACGCTTGACAGAGTGAGCAGACGCTTGGAAAACGGCACTCAATACCACCACCTCGTCACAG GTCATGGTGACCCTATGGACTTCTGGGACCAGACGGCATGGCGCCTTATTCCCCAGAACGACCCCCGAGCGGATATGCCGGAAGTGACCACGCCCATGCTCGTGCGGCACGTGAATCCCGAAGTCAAACTCATACTACTGTTAAGGGACCCAGTGGAGAG ATTGTTCAGTCTTTACCTTCATGGCCGGTACGGCACGAATGCACGTGAATTTCACGCGGAcgttatgacgtcattgacGATGCTGAACAATTGCACGCGCAACAGGGAGCTCAAGGCGTGCTTATACGACAAGGAAATGCTTGTGTCACTTCCG ACGCCGATTTCTAGTAGTTTTTACTCAGTTCACTTAAAAGAGTGGTTGAAGGCGTTTCccagaaaacaaatgtttataactCGGACCGAGGACTTTTCTAGTGATATTGCCGGTACCCTTCTACAAATATTCCGGTTTCTTCGACTAG ATCCAATGCCGACAAACGATCTCTACCGGATATCCAATATGCCTCACTTTTACGTTTCCAAGGCAAAACAGACATCCGGTGACGTATATCCGGAGACACGCGCGGCCCTCGAAAAAGTCTTTCGGCCTTACAATACAGAACTCGCTGCCATCTTGGGCGACCCAAAATTCGATTTCAACCATCGCGATGTGTGA
- the LOC128207008 gene encoding uncharacterized protein LOC128207008 isoform X1, translating to MRKLLQRGSNGSKQEFMTMEGRKRQFFYLLLGASGIMLILTSHLIGRERRQDILLVAANFHNGSLAYLTALNVNVSFLRSGDLTLRKRLIHQKQAGFSVKDDLLGNSEHSSNFKGDLNHLVNKNTLRQRISLKNWSIETGHYNSGYEKIHMENSVTHLFNKSTNLKKKINELSSGMAVRKSDVSNKNISKIIDSKVTRNDVNKSSLRSENSQQHGLNIQNSVYKNDIYELAYNKQTPSNILSNVSKDVNKFTNLNTKAHAIKNRIEVNTNSVSDEIQTKMDSVYPVRSEQKQVDVLKIVTNNDQHPSKARVHNDASAEMHYKKESAIPVFTSINEPPTGSLFLTPQITLVSGESSTKEKEPSDRQQASNEGFVLNAGCSSKNTGVEDLLCMSRPNFLPNFRNPCWYQAGKLKCLPYFYIMGVCKTGTSDLFTRMSHHPQIVTNRGIFGKETWYWSWRRYGQISFWKKAVPKMTLDEFSGMFDSQTLDRVSRRLENGTQYHHLVTGHGDPMDFWDQTAWRLIPQNDPRADMPEVTTPMLVRHVNPEVKLILLLRDPVERLFSLYLHGRYGTNAREFHADVMTSLTMLNNCTRNRELKACLYDKEMLVSLPTPISSSFYSVHLKEWLKAFPRKQMFITRTEDFSSDIAGTLLQIFRFLRLDPMPTNDLYRISNMPHFYVSKAKQTSGDVYPETRAALEKVFRPYNTELAAILGDPKFDFNHRDV from the exons atgAGGAAGTTACTTCAAAGGGGCTCAAATGGATCAAAACAAGAATTCATGACG ATGGAAGGACGTAAACGGCAATTTTTCTACCTGTTGCTAGGTGCGAGCGGGATAATGCTGATTTTAACGTCGCATCTGATTGGTCGAGAGCGCAGACAGGATATCCTCCTAGTAGCTGCTAACTTCCATAACGGCTCACTTGCCTACCTCACGGCTTTGAACGTTAACGTCAGTTTTCTACGTAGTGGAGATTTGACGTTACGCAAACGTTTGATACATCAAAAACAGGCGGGCTTTTCAGTAAAGGATGACCTTTTGGGAAATAGTGAACATAGTTCAAATTTTAAAGGAGATCTCAATCATTTGGTTAATAAAAACACGTTGAGACAACGaatatctttgaaaaattgGTCAATAGAGACTGGCCATTATAATTCGGGTTATGAGAAAATACACATGGAAAATAGTGttactcatttatttaataaatctacgaatcttaaaaagaaaataaatgaattatcaaGTGGTATGGCAGTTAGAAAAAGTGACGTGtcgaataaaaatatttctaaaattattgattCCAAAGTGACACGGAATGATGTCAATAAATCCTCACTTCGAAGTGAAAACAGCCAACAACATGGTCTTAATATACAAAATTCAGTTTACAAAAACGATATTTACGAACTTGCTTATAACAAACAGACTCCaagtaatattttatcaaatgtttccAAAGAtgttaataaatttacaaatttaaatacaaaagcTCATGCAATTAAAAACAGAATTGAAGTGAATACAAACTCAGTATCTGATGAAATCCAGACAAAAATGGATAGTGTATATCCAGTGAGAAGCGAACAGAAGCAAGTAGATGTGCTAAAAATAGTAACTAACAATGACCAACATCCGAGTAAAGCCAGAGTACACAATGATGCTTCCGCCGAGATGCATTACAAAAAAGAGTCCGCTATTCCTGTTTTCACAAGTATTAATGAGCCCCCGACTGGCTCACTGTTTCTAACTCCTCAAATAACTCTTGTTAGTGGCGAGTCTAGTACAAAAGAAAAGGAACCCTCAGACCGTCAACAGGCTAGCAACGAAGGATTTGTGCTGAATGCTGGATGCTCATCGAAAAATACAGGTGTCGAAGACCTATTATGCATG TCTCGACCTAATTTTCTGCCAAACTTCCGGAATCCATGCTGGTACCAGGCCGGGAAACTAAAATGTTTGCCATACTTCTACATCATGGGCGTGTGCAAAACGGGAACCAGCGACCTATTTACCAGGATGTCCCATCATCCCCAGATTGTGACAAACCGCGGGATTTTCGGGAAGGAGACGTGGTATTGGTCCTGGAGACGATATGGGCAAA TATCTTTCTGGAAGAAGGCGGTGCCGAAGATGACTCTGGACGAGTTTAGCGGCATGTTTGACAGTCAGACGCTTGACAGAGTGAGCAGACGCTTGGAAAACGGCACTCAATACCACCACCTCGTCACAG GTCATGGTGACCCTATGGACTTCTGGGACCAGACGGCATGGCGCCTTATTCCCCAGAACGACCCCCGAGCGGATATGCCGGAAGTGACCACGCCCATGCTCGTGCGGCACGTGAATCCCGAAGTCAAACTCATACTACTGTTAAGGGACCCAGTGGAGAG ATTGTTCAGTCTTTACCTTCATGGCCGGTACGGCACGAATGCACGTGAATTTCACGCGGAcgttatgacgtcattgacGATGCTGAACAATTGCACGCGCAACAGGGAGCTCAAGGCGTGCTTATACGACAAGGAAATGCTTGTGTCACTTCCG ACGCCGATTTCTAGTAGTTTTTACTCAGTTCACTTAAAAGAGTGGTTGAAGGCGTTTCccagaaaacaaatgtttataactCGGACCGAGGACTTTTCTAGTGATATTGCCGGTACCCTTCTACAAATATTCCGGTTTCTTCGACTAG ATCCAATGCCGACAAACGATCTCTACCGGATATCCAATATGCCTCACTTTTACGTTTCCAAGGCAAAACAGACATCCGGTGACGTATATCCGGAGACACGCGCGGCCCTCGAAAAAGTCTTTCGGCCTTACAATACAGAACTCGCTGCCATCTTGGGCGACCCAAAATTCGATTTCAACCATCGCGATGTGTGA
- the LOC128207008 gene encoding uncharacterized protein LOC128207008 isoform X2, with product MLFKMLRIFLMEGRKRQFFYLLLGASGIMLILTSHLIGRERRQDILLVAANFHNGSLAYLTALNVNVSFLRSGDLTLRKRLIHQKQAGFSVKDDLLGNSEHSSNFKGDLNHLVNKNTLRQRISLKNWSIETGHYNSGYEKIHMENSVTHLFNKSTNLKKKINELSSGMAVRKSDVSNKNISKIIDSKVTRNDVNKSSLRSENSQQHGLNIQNSVYKNDIYELAYNKQTPSNILSNVSKDVNKFTNLNTKAHAIKNRIEVNTNSVSDEIQTKMDSVYPVRSEQKQVDVLKIVTNNDQHPSKARVHNDASAEMHYKKESAIPVFTSINEPPTGSLFLTPQITLVSGESSTKEKEPSDRQQASNEGFVLNAGCSSKNTGVEDLLCMSRPNFLPNFRNPCWYQAGKLKCLPYFYIMGVCKTGTSDLFTRMSHHPQIVTNRGIFGKETWYWSWRRYGQISFWKKAVPKMTLDEFSGMFDSQTLDRVSRRLENGTQYHHLVTGHGDPMDFWDQTAWRLIPQNDPRADMPEVTTPMLVRHVNPEVKLILLLRDPVERLFSLYLHGRYGTNAREFHADVMTSLTMLNNCTRNRELKACLYDKEMLVSLPTPISSSFYSVHLKEWLKAFPRKQMFITRTEDFSSDIAGTLLQIFRFLRLDPMPTNDLYRISNMPHFYVSKAKQTSGDVYPETRAALEKVFRPYNTELAAILGDPKFDFNHRDV from the exons atgctttttaaaatgttgaggATATTTCTC ATGGAAGGACGTAAACGGCAATTTTTCTACCTGTTGCTAGGTGCGAGCGGGATAATGCTGATTTTAACGTCGCATCTGATTGGTCGAGAGCGCAGACAGGATATCCTCCTAGTAGCTGCTAACTTCCATAACGGCTCACTTGCCTACCTCACGGCTTTGAACGTTAACGTCAGTTTTCTACGTAGTGGAGATTTGACGTTACGCAAACGTTTGATACATCAAAAACAGGCGGGCTTTTCAGTAAAGGATGACCTTTTGGGAAATAGTGAACATAGTTCAAATTTTAAAGGAGATCTCAATCATTTGGTTAATAAAAACACGTTGAGACAACGaatatctttgaaaaattgGTCAATAGAGACTGGCCATTATAATTCGGGTTATGAGAAAATACACATGGAAAATAGTGttactcatttatttaataaatctacgaatcttaaaaagaaaataaatgaattatcaaGTGGTATGGCAGTTAGAAAAAGTGACGTGtcgaataaaaatatttctaaaattattgattCCAAAGTGACACGGAATGATGTCAATAAATCCTCACTTCGAAGTGAAAACAGCCAACAACATGGTCTTAATATACAAAATTCAGTTTACAAAAACGATATTTACGAACTTGCTTATAACAAACAGACTCCaagtaatattttatcaaatgtttccAAAGAtgttaataaatttacaaatttaaatacaaaagcTCATGCAATTAAAAACAGAATTGAAGTGAATACAAACTCAGTATCTGATGAAATCCAGACAAAAATGGATAGTGTATATCCAGTGAGAAGCGAACAGAAGCAAGTAGATGTGCTAAAAATAGTAACTAACAATGACCAACATCCGAGTAAAGCCAGAGTACACAATGATGCTTCCGCCGAGATGCATTACAAAAAAGAGTCCGCTATTCCTGTTTTCACAAGTATTAATGAGCCCCCGACTGGCTCACTGTTTCTAACTCCTCAAATAACTCTTGTTAGTGGCGAGTCTAGTACAAAAGAAAAGGAACCCTCAGACCGTCAACAGGCTAGCAACGAAGGATTTGTGCTGAATGCTGGATGCTCATCGAAAAATACAGGTGTCGAAGACCTATTATGCATG TCTCGACCTAATTTTCTGCCAAACTTCCGGAATCCATGCTGGTACCAGGCCGGGAAACTAAAATGTTTGCCATACTTCTACATCATGGGCGTGTGCAAAACGGGAACCAGCGACCTATTTACCAGGATGTCCCATCATCCCCAGATTGTGACAAACCGCGGGATTTTCGGGAAGGAGACGTGGTATTGGTCCTGGAGACGATATGGGCAAA TATCTTTCTGGAAGAAGGCGGTGCCGAAGATGACTCTGGACGAGTTTAGCGGCATGTTTGACAGTCAGACGCTTGACAGAGTGAGCAGACGCTTGGAAAACGGCACTCAATACCACCACCTCGTCACAG GTCATGGTGACCCTATGGACTTCTGGGACCAGACGGCATGGCGCCTTATTCCCCAGAACGACCCCCGAGCGGATATGCCGGAAGTGACCACGCCCATGCTCGTGCGGCACGTGAATCCCGAAGTCAAACTCATACTACTGTTAAGGGACCCAGTGGAGAG ATTGTTCAGTCTTTACCTTCATGGCCGGTACGGCACGAATGCACGTGAATTTCACGCGGAcgttatgacgtcattgacGATGCTGAACAATTGCACGCGCAACAGGGAGCTCAAGGCGTGCTTATACGACAAGGAAATGCTTGTGTCACTTCCG ACGCCGATTTCTAGTAGTTTTTACTCAGTTCACTTAAAAGAGTGGTTGAAGGCGTTTCccagaaaacaaatgtttataactCGGACCGAGGACTTTTCTAGTGATATTGCCGGTACCCTTCTACAAATATTCCGGTTTCTTCGACTAG ATCCAATGCCGACAAACGATCTCTACCGGATATCCAATATGCCTCACTTTTACGTTTCCAAGGCAAAACAGACATCCGGTGACGTATATCCGGAGACACGCGCGGCCCTCGAAAAAGTCTTTCGGCCTTACAATACAGAACTCGCTGCCATCTTGGGCGACCCAAAATTCGATTTCAACCATCGCGATGTGTGA